Proteins encoded together in one Falco peregrinus isolate bFalPer1 chromosome 2, bFalPer1.pri, whole genome shotgun sequence window:
- the MTNR1A gene encoding melatonin receptor type 1A — protein sequence MGLSVIGSIFNITGIAINRYCYICHSLKYDKLYSNKNSLCYVVLIWVLTVVAIVPNLFVGSLQYDPRIYSCTFAQSVSSAYTIAVVFFHFLLPIAIVTFCYLRIWILVIQVRRRVKPDNNPRLKPHDFRNFVTMFVVFVLFAVCWAPLNFIGLAVAFSPETIIPRIPEWLFVSSYYMAYFNSCLNAIIYGLLNQNFRREYKRIIVTFCTAKVFFQDSSNDAGDRMKSKPSPLITNNNQVKVDSV from the coding sequence ATGGGCCTAAGTGTCATTGGATCAATCTTCAATATTACAGGCATCGCTATCAACCGGTACTGCTATATCTGCCACAGTCTCAAGTATGACAAACTGTACAGCAACAAGAATTCATTGTGCTATGTTGTTCTTATCTGGGTCCTAACAGTTGTTGCTATTGTGCCCAACCTGTTTGTGGGATCGCTACAGTATGACCCCAGGATTTATTCATGTACATTTGCACAATCTGTGAGCTCAGCGTATACAATAGCAGTtgtgtttttccatttcctgcTTCCCATAGCCATAGTTACGTTCTGTTACCTGAGAATATGGATCCTGGTTATTCAGGTAAGGCGAAGGGTTAAACCAGATAACAACCCCCGGCTGAAACCACATGACTTCAGAAACTTTGTAACCATGTTTGTGGTGTTTGTACTGTTTGCAGTCTGCTGGGCCCCTTTGAACTTCATAGGCCTTGCTGTGGCCTTCAGCCCAGAAACTATAATCCCTAGGATTCCAGAGTGGTTGTTTGTATCTAGTTATTACATGGCATATTTCAACAGCTGCCTTAATGCTATCATATATGGACTTCTGAACCAGAACTTCAGAAGAGAATACAAGAGAATTATTGTCACTTTTTGTACagcaaaagtttttttccaagataGTTCTAATGATGCGGGAGACAGGATGAAAAGTAAACCTTCTCCATTGATTACAAACAACAATCAAGTGAAGGTGGACTCTGTCTGA